CCGTGCCCAACCGCCTGTCCGAGGGCGAAAGCGATGAGTCGCTGCCGGTCACGCTGAAGTTCGAGAACATCCGCGACTTCGAGCCCGACGCCCTGGTCGAGCAAGTGCCCGAACTGCGCCAGCTGATCGAGCTGCGCGAGGCGTTGAAATCCCTGAAAGGCCCGCTGGGCAATCTTCCCGACTTCCGCAAGAAGCTGCAGGCGCTCATTCAGGATGAAGGCGCGCGCGAACGCTTGCTGGCTGAACTGGGTGTGCAATCGGCCGGCCCCGAGTCCGACCAGTCCAAGGAGTAATCGATGAGCCAGGAATCTCCCCAGCAACAGGGCGCGGCGCAGGCCGCGGAACAGGCCGGCGGGTCGCTGATCGACCAGCTGATCGAATCGACCCGCGTCAAGCCCGGCGACGATGCGTATTCGATTACCCGCCAGGGGCTGGAAGCCTTCGTGGCGGAGCTGCTCGAACCCAACCGCGCGAAAGAGAAAGTCAGCCAGGGCCTGATCGACGAGATGATCGCCGGCCTGGACCGCAAGCTGTGCCGGCAGGTCGACGCGATCATGCACCAGGAACAGTTCCAGAAGCTGGAATCGGCCTGGCGGTCGCTGAAGTTCCTGGTCGACAGGACCGATTTCCGCGAAAACAACCGCATCGAAATCCTGAACGTGTCCAAGCAGGCGCTGCTGGAAGATTTCGAAGATGCTTCGGACATCACGCGCTCGGGCTTGTACAAGGCCGTGTATACGGCCGAGTTCGGCCAGTTCGGCGGCGAACCGTTCGGCACCATTATCGGCAACTATGAGTTCGGCCCCGGCGGGCAGGACATCAAGCTGCTGCAATCCGTGGCCAGCGTCGCCGCCATGGCGCACACGCCGTTCATCGCTTCGGCCGGGCCGCAGTTCTTCGGCATGGACGCCTATGCCGGCCTGCCGAACCTGAAAGACCTGGCCGCGGTATTCGAAGGCCCGCAGTACGCGAAGTGGAATGCCTTCCGGCAGACCGAGGACGCGCGCTTCGTGGGGCTGACCCTGCCCAACTTCCTGCTGCGCGTGCCGTACGGCGACGATACCGTGCCGACCAAGCAGTTCCGCTACAACGAGGACGTGTCAGGCGGCAGCAAGGAGTTCCTGTGGGGCAACGCGGCCTTCGCGTTCGCCAGCCGCCTGTCGGAAAGCTTCGCCCAGTACCGCTGGTGCGCCAACATCATCGGCCCGCAAGGCGGCGGCACGGTCGGCGACCTGCCGGTCTACAACTATGAGGCCATGGGCGAGACGCAGACCAAGATCCCCACCGAGGTGCTGATCTCGGAGCGGCGCGAATTCGAACTGGCCGAACAGGGCTTCATTGCGCTGACCATGCGCAAGAACACCGACAACGCCGCGTTCTTTTCCGCCAATTCGGTGCAGAAGCCCAAGTTCTTCGGCAACAACAAGGAAGGCAAGGAAGCGGAGCTGAACTACAAGCTCGGCACGCAACTGCCCTACATCTTCGTCGTGAGCCGGCTGGCGCATTACATCAAGGTGATCCAGCGCGAGAACATCGGGACGTGGAAGGAGCGCACCGACCTGGAATCGGAGCTGAACAACTGGATCCGCCAGTACGTCGCGGATATGGACAACCCGGCGGCCGGCGTGCGCAGCCGCCGCCCGTTGCG
This genomic window from Bordetella petrii contains:
- the tssC gene encoding type VI secretion system contractile sheath large subunit encodes the protein MSQESPQQQGAAQAAEQAGGSLIDQLIESTRVKPGDDAYSITRQGLEAFVAELLEPNRAKEKVSQGLIDEMIAGLDRKLCRQVDAIMHQEQFQKLESAWRSLKFLVDRTDFRENNRIEILNVSKQALLEDFEDASDITRSGLYKAVYTAEFGQFGGEPFGTIIGNYEFGPGGQDIKLLQSVASVAAMAHTPFIASAGPQFFGMDAYAGLPNLKDLAAVFEGPQYAKWNAFRQTEDARFVGLTLPNFLLRVPYGDDTVPTKQFRYNEDVSGGSKEFLWGNAAFAFASRLSESFAQYRWCANIIGPQGGGTVGDLPVYNYEAMGETQTKIPTEVLISERREFELAEQGFIALTMRKNTDNAAFFSANSVQKPKFFGNNKEGKEAELNYKLGTQLPYIFVVSRLAHYIKVIQRENIGTWKERTDLESELNNWIRQYVADMDNPAAGVRSRRPLRQAEITVSDVEGDPGWYRVGLKVRPHFKYMGASFTLSLVGKLDKS
- the tssB gene encoding type VI secretion system contractile sheath small subunit; the encoded protein is MANDGSVAPKERVNIVYKPATGDAQEQVELPLKQLVLGDFTLQESDTPLDERKPIQVDKDNFNDVLKAQGLSVTMAVPNRLSEGESDESLPVTLKFENIRDFEPDALVEQVPELRQLIELREALKSLKGPLGNLPDFRKKLQALIQDEGARERLLAELGVQSAGPESDQSKE